From the genome of Bradyrhizobium sp. G127:
TCTACGACGACAGCTATATCCGCGGGATCCTGACCAGCGTGAAGTCGATCGCCATGGTCGGCGCATCGCCGGTCAATGTGCGACCGAGCTATTTCGCATTCAAATATCTCGTCGAGCGCGGCTACGACATGATCCCGATCAATCCGGGCCAGGTCGGTAAAAGTCTGGTCGGCAAACCGTTCGTCGCTTCGCTCAAGGACATCGGACGTCCCGTCGACATGGTCGATATTTTCCGCAATTCAGATGCCGCCGCGGCGGTCGTAGATGACGCGCTCGCGCTGCCGGTGTCGCCGAAGGTGATCTGGATGCAGCTCGGCGTGCGGAACGACGAAGCGGCCGCAAAGGCGGAGAGCGCCGGCCTCAAGGTCGTGATGAATCGCTGCCCGAAGATCGAATACGCGCGGCTGACATCCGAAATTCAGTGGCTGGGCGTCAATTCGCGCACGCTGAGTTCCAAACGCGCGCCCATTCCGACCAGCAATATGCGACTGTCTCTGAATCGCAGCAGCGTCGTTGGCGGCGCAACGACGGCCGCCGACCGCGCCGCCAAAGACAAGAACGACGTACCTTAAACCCTGCCCGCTGCAGAACGATTGTCCGCGCGCAAAGAAAATAACGACAGGACTGTTGCCTGTTAACGTCAATGCTTGCTGATAGCTTGACGAAGGCTATACCTGCCCGCAGCATATCCTTCTCACGCCCGTTCGCGGCTCTCAAAGGGACATCTCATGACGGACAGACTGCCCGGCTTCTCCACGCTCTCCATTCATGCCGGCGCGCAACCGGATCCGACCACGGGCGCGCGCGCGACGCCGATTTATCAGACCACCTCGTTTGTCTTCAATGACGCCGACCACGCCGCCTCGCTGTTCGGGCTGCAGGCGTTCGGCAACATCTACACCCGTATCGGCAATCCCACGAATGCCGTGCTCGAAGAACGGGTCGCGGCGCTGGAAGGCGGTACTGCCGCGCTGGCCGTTGCGTCGGGACATGCTGCGCAACTGGTGACATTTCACGCCCTGCTCCAGCCCGGCGATGAATTCATCGCGGCGCGGCGGCTGTACGGCGGCTCGATCAATCAGTTCAATCACTCGTTCAAGAATTTCGGCTGGAACGTCGTCTGGGCGGACACCGATGACATCTCGACCTTCGAAAAAGCTGTCACGCCGAAGACCAAGGCGATCTTCATCGAATCCATCGCCAATCCGGGCGGCACGGTGACCGATATCGAAGCCATTGCGGCCATTGCGCGCAAAGCAGGCGTGCCGCTGATCGTCGACAACACGCTCGCGTCACCCTATCTGATCAAGCCGATCGATCACGGCGCCGATATCGTGCTTCATTCGCTGACCAAGTTTCTCGGCGGACATGGCAACTCGATCGGCGGCATCATTGTAGATGCCGGTACCTTCGACTGGTCGAAGAGCGGGCGCTACCCCGTTCTGAGCGAACCGCGGCCGGAATATCACGGCATCAGGCTGCAGGAGACGTTCGGCAACTTCGCTTTCGCCATTGCGGCACGCGTGATCGGACTGCGCGACCTCGGCCCAGCCCTCTCGCCGTTCAACGCCTTCCTGATCCTGACGGGTATCGAGACGCTCCCGCTGCGCGTGCAGCGTCACTCCGACAACGCCAAGGCCGTCGCCGAGTGGCTCTCCAATCATCCTGCCGTTGCATGGGTGAGCTATGCCGGATTGCCCGGTGACCGCTATCACAATCTCGCCCGCAAATATTCACCGAAGGGAGCCGGCGCGGTCTTCACCTTCGGCCTCAAAGGCGGATACGACGCCGGCGTCAGCCTTGTGTCGAACGTCAAGCTGTTCTCACATCTGGCCAATGTCGGCGACACCCGATCGCTGATCATCCATCCCGCGTCGACCACCCACAGCCAGTTGAGCGACGAGCAAAAGGCGCAGGCGGGCGCAGGCGTGGACGTGGTGCGGCTCTCGGTCGGTCTCGAAGACAAGGAAGACCTGATCGCCGATCTCGATCAGGCCCTGAAAGCGTAGCCCGCCTTCCAACATCAAAAACCAAACGCGGCGCCGGGCATGGCGCCGCGTTTTTTATTGGTACAGAGCAAAATGGCTTTGTGAAAAATTCAGGTCTTTGCGGTTTCCATGGCGGCTTTCGCCTTGTTCTCACGGGCCAGCCGGGCATTGCGCTGGACAATCGAGAATGCCGCGAGAGCGACCAGAACCACCAGAAGCTGAGCCGACAAGGCCTCCAGGCTTGGATTGAGCCCGAGCGATTGCAGCCACGCAAAGCCCTTCAACTCGGTGAACGGCACGATGTTCTGTTCCTGGAATTCCTGAACCGCTTCGCCGATGAACTTGATGCCCATCGCGAACAGAAATGCCGATGTGATGATGAACAGCGGACGCAGCGGAATTCTGCGCGCGATCAGGTTGATGAAATAGAACAGCACCACGAGACCCGCGGTCGCGACGGCAAGACCCGCGAACAGCCCGGCGCTCCAGCCCCCCTCGGTGACAGCAAGCGCATTGATAAAGAGCACGGTTTCCGCGCCTTCACGAAACACGGCGAAGAACGCCAGCGCGCCGACGGCCCACGCCGTCTCCTGCGCCAGCGCGTCGTCAGCCTTGGTCGCCAGGTAGTCCTGCCAGCCGCGCGGATCCTGCTTCACCATCAGCCAGCCACTCACATAGAGCATCAGCGCCGCCGCGAAGAGGATAACAATGCCTTCGAAAATGTCATTGTGCTCGCCGGAATTGAGCACGGCGAAGAGCCATGCGGCGATGATACTGGCGCCGATCGCCGCCAGAGCGCCGGCGTACAGCGCCGTCACGCGGTGGCCGCCTCCCACCTTCCGCAGATACCCCGCAAGCGCCGCAATAACGAGCATGGCCTCCAGCCCTTCGCGCAACAGGATAACGGCGGCCTGGATGAATGCGTTGGACATGGATGACCTTGCTATAATCGGCGTGGGTGACCGTTCTATCGCGCGGCAAATCGAAGTTAAAGTACGCCCGGACCGCACCAAATCGTGACCGAGCACGAAATTGAAGAAACGCCCATTAACCGGGCATTTCTTTCATTCCGGGTTACTTTAGAATACTTCGATTTAGCGGCGTTCGTCGACGACAAGACGCAGCTTGGCTGGCGTCGTTGCCGGCAACGTGCGGCCCAGCCGCTCGACCTGAAACAATGCCAGGGTGAGCACCACGATCGCGACGGCCTGATGGGCAAGACCGAGATCGATCGGGACCTGATTGAGCAGCGTCAGGATGCCGATGGCGACCTGCACCAGCATCACAGCCGCGATCCAGACCGCGCCGGTGACGACGGCCGGACTGGTGCGGGAGCGGACGGCATCGACGGCATGAGCAGCGGCCACCACCACCAGTGTGTAGGCGATCATGCGATGGGTGAACTGCACCGTCAGCATGTTGTCGAAAAAGTTTCGCCACCACGGCTGTTCAAAGAACAGACGCGCGGCGGTCGGAATAAACGAACCATCGATCAGCGGCCAGGTGTTGAACACGCGGCCCGCCCGCAATCCGGCGACGAGTGCTCCGAAATAGAGTTGCAGAAACACCAGAGCCAGCAGAATCCTGCCGGTGATTTTCACGCGCGGCGGCGCAATGGCAGGCGGTTGGCGCTGAAGCCGCTGAAGTGTCCAGACGATCGCCGCGAAAATCACCAGCGCCAGCATGAAGTGGATGGCAAGCCGGTATTGAGAAACGGACACACGCTCTGTCAGACCGGACGAGACCATCCACCATCCGACTGCGCCCTGCGCGCCGCCGAGCACAAAGATCACCCAGAGCCGGCGCTTCAGTTCCCGCGACAGAAACCCGCGCCACAGGAACCAGAGAAACGGCAGCAAGAACACCGCGCCGATCAAACGACCGAGCAGGCGGTGTCCCCACTCCCACCAGAAGATGGTCTTGAATTCGGAAAGGCTCATCCCGCGATTCATTTCGCGATATTGAGGAATGGTCTTGTAGGCTTCGAACTGCCGCGTCCATTCAGCATCCGTCAATGGCGGCAGAGTTCCGGTAACCGGCTTCCATTCGACGATGGAAAGGCCGGATTCCGTCAGCCGCGTCGCGCCACCGACCATCAGGGTGCAGACAATGAGGGCCGCGACGACGATCAGCCACGCGCGGACGCTCCGCATGCCTGCGGCGCCTGCCGGTCGCTCGGTCGCGATGTGGGTCATGATCCGAAATTGCAGCCTTGAATGAATTCGCGCGGACCTTATAGTCCCCGCACTTTTCCGCGCAAGGCGCGCTGCCGCAGCGACCAGCACAATTCTGTTATGAATATCCGCACGCGAAAACTGATCGGAACATTCGGCCTGCTCGGCCTCGTCGTCGTCTGGTCCCTTGCCGGAATGGCAATTGCCCAGACGCCGTGGCTGGCGGCGTCAAAGCTCGCCCAGGCGATCTTTTATGTCGTCGCAGGCCTCGGTTGGGTACTGCCTGCAATGCCGCTGATCGCGTGGATGTCCCGGCCGGATCCTCAACCGTAGTTGATCGCTGGCTCGATCGCGCGGCGCTTCTCCCTGCGCGCCGTCATTCCCGAAAGAACCACGCGCAGCGCGCGCAACGATCGCCGTCCGTCCCATGAAATCCGCGGAAGCGCCATCAAGTTCGACTGGCCATCAGCCCTGACGACGCCGGGTTTGGTGGAAACTGCCGCGACAAACCCGGCTTCTCGCGCCAACAGCATCTCCCGTGGACCGAAGCTTCCTTCTCCGCCGAACGGATAGGCGAAGTGCGGACAGGGGCCGCCGAGCGCGGTCTCCAACACCGTCCGGCCCATGATCATTTCGCGCAACGCGGCAGTCCCCTTGGTATGCGCGAGGTTCGGATAATTGACAGTTGCACTTCCAATGGTCGCATGCGGGTCTCGCGCCAATTTCGTCAGGTCTTCCCAGCTCATCGCGATGTCCCGCGACACCGCAGCGAGATCGACGCCATAGCGCCCGCACAGGTCGCCGATCGCGGTTGCCAGGTCCGGCGGCGGCAATGTCATCATCCAGGCATGCAGAATGTCGTAAAGTTGGTACTTTTCCACGAGACTTGCGGCAAAGAAATGCCGCTCGACGCGGTTCATCACGAGGCCGATCCGATGATTGCACGTGATGACCTGCTCAAGTGCCAGCCACCACGCCTGGTCGATACCGTCGACAAAGCCGGTCGGAACGTACAGCGCGAACGGTATCCGGTGACGCGACAACACCGGATAGGCGAATGTCATGAAATCGCGATGGCCGCCATCGAACGTCAGGCAGACGAAACGGCGCGCGAGCGATGCCTGCTGCGCCCGCTCGACCACTTCATCAAGAGAGAGAATATCGAAATTCCACCGCTTTAGCGCAACAATCGCGTCCTCGAGAAATTCGGGGGTTATGTCCTGCGAACGCAATGGCTGGAACGGCTCGCTGCGCCGCGGACGAACATGCTCAAACTTCAGGATGATACCGGAGCCTCCGGTTCTGGCCTCGATGATGCGCGCCACGCCGCTGAAATACGCGAATTCCAGCCCCATATCTGCGAGAAGGCCCTTTCGAAACAGCACTTAATCCCTTTCCGATACACATAAATGCCAGCCGGAACGCCATTCTCATTACTCTTTGTTGACATTTCTTTGAATAATGTCGGCCCAAGCCATAAATCCTAAAATGTCAGAGAAAACAGGTCCGCCAATGGCCATGGCTGCAACGCTTCACGACGCAGACGCGCATCCGCGACCGCATGGCGATGCAAGCCGCATCGCGCGTGTCGATGTTATTCGTGACATGGTCGAAGCCGAACATCGCTGGCAGGCCTTTGAGGGCCCCGATTTCCTTTTTACGCCCTATCAGCGCTTCGAGTTTCTCGATGCCTGGCAGCAGACCATCGGCGTGCACGACGGCGCCGCTCCTTTCATCGTCATCGCCACCGACGCCGACAACCGTCCGCTGCTGCTGCTTCCCCTGACCGTCGGCCGCGAGAACGGCGCAAGAATTGCGCGCTTCATGGGCGGCAAGCATCCAACCTTCAACATGGCGCTCTGGCGACGCGAGTTCGCGGAAACCATTACGGGGACCGAACTCGACGGCCTGATCGCGGCCATTCGCCGGCAGCCGAACGGTCCCGACGTACTTGCTTTCACGCAACAGCCACAGCGGTGGCGGAACATTGCGAACCCGCTGGCTCAGCTCTCAGGGCAGCCCTCGACCAATCAGTGCCCACTGCTGATCATGACACCGGGTTGCAAGCCTGAAGACCGCGTCAGCGCGTCCACCCGGCGGCGATTGCGGAACAAGGAACGCAAACTGCAGTCCCTTCCCGGCTATCGCTATTTTGTCGCCGAGACCGACGCCGACATCAACCGCCTTCTCGACGCGTTCTTCATCATCAAGCCGCAGCGCATGGCGCTCTCCAGACTTCCCGATGTGTTTTCGGATGAGGCGACCAAGAAATTTGTTCGCGACGCCTGCCTGGCAACGCTTCCCAACGGCGCGCGCGCGATCGAGCTTCACGCCATCGAATGCGACAGCGAGATGATTTCGATTTTTGCCGCCGTCGCGGACGGTGAGCGTTTCTCGACCATGTTCAATACCTATACGATCTCGGACAACGCCCGCTATAGTCCCGGCCTTATTCTGCTGCGCTATATGATCGATCACTTCGGCGAGCGCGGCTACAGTTCAGCCGACTTCGGCGTCGGCTCGGACGTTTACAAGCTGACGTTCTGCAAGCACGACGAGCCGATGGTGGATACTTTTATTCCGCTGACCGCCCGCGGAAAGTTCGCGGCGCTCGGCATGTCATCGCTCACGCACGCCAAACGGCTCGTGAAGCAAAATCCGGCGCTGATGCAGATGGCGCAGATGCTGCGCAACGCCATCTCCCGCTGATTAGAAATATACCGTAGCGCGGACTTACGCCGCCACAAACCGGTCTCCCGGTACACCGAAGTCCATCGCTTTCGGCGGCGCGCTCAGAATGGTGACGCCGGCAAATCCAGATGCCCGCAATTGGCCCTTCATCACCTCGCGAGCAGTGGCGGTGATTGCCGGATCGGGAATGATCACGGCGTGCGACTGCGCAGCAATGACGCTCGCAGGCAGGTCCGATGCCGTGCCGGCATCCAGCACAACGTGATCATAGGCCCGTGACAGCGCGTCGATCGCAAGATTGATCCGCGGCAACTGCAACAGCTCGCGCTGAGCGGCGTCCCGGCCTGCGCCGACGATGTGAACCCCCGACAGGCGATCCTTGGTAATGATCTCGCCGAACGAAGCCGCCCCTTGCATCAATTCGGTCAGGCCCGGCGCAGACGGATCGGAGGATACCGCAGCAAGCGTCGGCGATTCCATGGCCAGATCGACCAGCACAACCTTGGAGCCCCGAGAGAGAAGGCGAGCGAGCGTCAGAGCCGTTAGCGTCACACCTTCATCCTGATGTGCCCCGATGACCGTGATCTTCCGTGCCGAATCGCCGCCGTGACGCAGCATGTCAGCCAGACGCTCGATCTCCGTGATGCCGGCCGGCATCTGTGGATGCGTGTCGTGCACGGGAGCAACCGGAATAAGGCCCCCGGAAACCGGGCGCGGTGCGGTCATGCGCAACAACTCGCCGGTGGCGATGTAACCCGCGGTCAGCATCAGCATGGCCATGGTCGCGATCAGCACGGTCGGAAGTTTCTTCGGGTACGCGGGCGTGTTGGAGACGATCGCTCGGGAGATGATCCTGCCATCGGCCGGGACCGCATCAATGTTCTCGCGCGTGGTCGCCTCGCGGTACTTGGCAAGATAGGATTCGAGCAGATCACGCTGGGCCTTGGCTTCGCGCTCCAAGGCCCGGAGTTGAACGTCCTGACCGTTGTTCGATGTCGCCTGACGTTTCAATTGGTCGAGGCTGCCGTTCAGCCCATCCGCCCGCGCGCTGGCGATTCGCGCATCGTTCTCCAGCGAACGGGAAATCTTGCTTGCCTCGTCGCGGATCTGGCGATCGATATCCGCTATCTGCGCCTTCAATTCCTTGATGCGCGGATGTCCCCCGAGCAATGTAGATGACTGCTCGGCAAGCTGCGCGCGCAGTGTCACCCGCTGCTCGGACAGGCGGCGCACCAGTTCGGAATTGAGGACTTCCGACGCTTCGATCGGCCTGCCACTCTGAAGCATCTCGCGGATCAGACGGGCTTTCGATTCCGCATCGGATTTCAGCGCACGGGCATTGTTGAGTTGCGTGTTCAGCTCACCAAGCTGTTGGTTCGACAGTGTGGTGTTGTTGGTGCCGACGAAGAGATTGGATTTCGAGCGAAACTCTTCCACGCGTGCTTCGGCGTCCGCGACCTTCTTCCGCAGGCTCTCGATCTCGACCAGCAGCCACTGTGACGCCGACTTCGCCTGATTCTGCCGCGCCGCCTGCTGAAGCACCAGATAGCCGTCGGCGATGGAATTGGTAACGCGCGCCGCCAGTTCCGGATCGCGCGACAGGAATTCGATCACCATCACCCGCGACTTGTCGACGGCATAGGCCGTCAGCCGCTCATAATAGGCCTCGAGCACCCGCTCCTCGGGCGTCATCTTGAATGGGTCCCGTCCGATGCCGAAAAGCGCCAGCAGCGTCCGCAGCGGCGAGACGCCGCGCAGCACCGGGTCGAACTCGGGCAGTTCGGCGAGCTTGTTCTCCTTGATGACCTCGCGGGCGAGATCGCGCGACAGCAGTAACTGGACCTGGCTGGTGACGGCTTCCGCGTCGAGGCTG
Proteins encoded in this window:
- a CDS encoding CoA-binding protein, encoding MNHDVYDDSYIRGILTSVKSIAMVGASPVNVRPSYFAFKYLVERGYDMIPINPGQVGKSLVGKPFVASLKDIGRPVDMVDIFRNSDAAAAVVDDALALPVSPKVIWMQLGVRNDEAAAKAESAGLKVVMNRCPKIEYARLTSEIQWLGVNSRTLSSKRAPIPTSNMRLSLNRSSVVGGATTAADRAAKDKNDVP
- a CDS encoding exopolysaccharide transport family protein; this encodes MRFSFWRDWTDKMPFRTKADAAVAAPAPASVTPRRPLPTTSPEFSDVDLRTIWQAIVRKRMWIIVPTAFAFGLSLLAVNMITPRYKSEARILIDGRENFFLRPTGERTEERGSLDAEAVTSQVQLLLSRDLAREVIKENKLAELPEFDPVLRGVSPLRTLLALFGIGRDPFKMTPEERVLEAYYERLTAYAVDKSRVMVIEFLSRDPELAARVTNSIADGYLVLQQAARQNQAKSASQWLLVEIESLRKKVADAEARVEEFRSKSNLFVGTNNTTLSNQQLGELNTQLNNARALKSDAESKARLIREMLQSGRPIEASEVLNSELVRRLSEQRVTLRAQLAEQSSTLLGGHPRIKELKAQIADIDRQIRDEASKISRSLENDARIASARADGLNGSLDQLKRQATSNNGQDVQLRALEREAKAQRDLLESYLAKYREATTRENIDAVPADGRIISRAIVSNTPAYPKKLPTVLIATMAMLMLTAGYIATGELLRMTAPRPVSGGLIPVAPVHDTHPQMPAGITEIERLADMLRHGGDSARKITVIGAHQDEGVTLTALTLARLLSRGSKVVLVDLAMESPTLAAVSSDPSAPGLTELMQGAASFGEIITKDRLSGVHIVGAGRDAAQRELLQLPRINLAIDALSRAYDHVVLDAGTASDLPASVIAAQSHAVIIPDPAITATAREVMKGQLRASGFAGVTILSAPPKAMDFGVPGDRFVAA
- a CDS encoding FTR1 family protein; this encodes MSNAFIQAAVILLREGLEAMLVIAALAGYLRKVGGGHRVTALYAGALAAIGASIIAAWLFAVLNSGEHNDIFEGIVILFAAALMLYVSGWLMVKQDPRGWQDYLATKADDALAQETAWAVGALAFFAVFREGAETVLFINALAVTEGGWSAGLFAGLAVATAGLVVLFYFINLIARRIPLRPLFIITSAFLFAMGIKFIGEAVQEFQEQNIVPFTELKGFAWLQSLGLNPSLEALSAQLLVVLVALAAFSIVQRNARLARENKAKAAMETAKT
- a CDS encoding DUF2842 domain-containing protein — encoded protein: MNIRTRKLIGTFGLLGLVVVWSLAGMAIAQTPWLAASKLAQAIFYVVAGLGWVLPAMPLIAWMSRPDPQP
- a CDS encoding COX15/CtaA family protein encodes the protein MTHIATERPAGAAGMRSVRAWLIVVAALIVCTLMVGGATRLTESGLSIVEWKPVTGTLPPLTDAEWTRQFEAYKTIPQYREMNRGMSLSEFKTIFWWEWGHRLLGRLIGAVFLLPFLWFLWRGFLSRELKRRLWVIFVLGGAQGAVGWWMVSSGLTERVSVSQYRLAIHFMLALVIFAAIVWTLQRLQRQPPAIAPPRVKITGRILLALVFLQLYFGALVAGLRAGRVFNTWPLIDGSFIPTAARLFFEQPWWRNFFDNMLTVQFTHRMIAYTLVVVAAAHAVDAVRSRTSPAVVTGAVWIAAVMLVQVAIGILTLLNQVPIDLGLAHQAVAIVVLTLALFQVERLGRTLPATTPAKLRLVVDERR
- a CDS encoding GNAT family N-acetyltransferase; the protein is MAMAATLHDADAHPRPHGDASRIARVDVIRDMVEAEHRWQAFEGPDFLFTPYQRFEFLDAWQQTIGVHDGAAPFIVIATDADNRPLLLLPLTVGRENGARIARFMGGKHPTFNMALWRREFAETITGTELDGLIAAIRRQPNGPDVLAFTQQPQRWRNIANPLAQLSGQPSTNQCPLLIMTPGCKPEDRVSASTRRRLRNKERKLQSLPGYRYFVAETDADINRLLDAFFIIKPQRMALSRLPDVFSDEATKKFVRDACLATLPNGARAIELHAIECDSEMISIFAAVADGERFSTMFNTYTISDNARYSPGLILLRYMIDHFGERGYSSADFGVGSDVYKLTFCKHDEPMVDTFIPLTARGKFAALGMSSLTHAKRLVKQNPALMQMAQMLRNAISR
- a CDS encoding polysaccharide deacetylase family protein, giving the protein MLFRKGLLADMGLEFAYFSGVARIIEARTGGSGIILKFEHVRPRRSEPFQPLRSQDITPEFLEDAIVALKRWNFDILSLDEVVERAQQASLARRFVCLTFDGGHRDFMTFAYPVLSRHRIPFALYVPTGFVDGIDQAWWLALEQVITCNHRIGLVMNRVERHFFAASLVEKYQLYDILHAWMMTLPPPDLATAIGDLCGRYGVDLAAVSRDIAMSWEDLTKLARDPHATIGSATVNYPNLAHTKGTAALREMIMGRTVLETALGGPCPHFAYPFGGEGSFGPREMLLAREAGFVAAVSTKPGVVRADGQSNLMALPRISWDGRRSLRALRVVLSGMTARREKRRAIEPAINYG
- a CDS encoding O-acetylhomoserine aminocarboxypropyltransferase — its product is MTDRLPGFSTLSIHAGAQPDPTTGARATPIYQTTSFVFNDADHAASLFGLQAFGNIYTRIGNPTNAVLEERVAALEGGTAALAVASGHAAQLVTFHALLQPGDEFIAARRLYGGSINQFNHSFKNFGWNVVWADTDDISTFEKAVTPKTKAIFIESIANPGGTVTDIEAIAAIARKAGVPLIVDNTLASPYLIKPIDHGADIVLHSLTKFLGGHGNSIGGIIVDAGTFDWSKSGRYPVLSEPRPEYHGIRLQETFGNFAFAIAARVIGLRDLGPALSPFNAFLILTGIETLPLRVQRHSDNAKAVAEWLSNHPAVAWVSYAGLPGDRYHNLARKYSPKGAGAVFTFGLKGGYDAGVSLVSNVKLFSHLANVGDTRSLIIHPASTTHSQLSDEQKAQAGAGVDVVRLSVGLEDKEDLIADLDQALKA